A DNA window from Carassius gibelio isolate Cgi1373 ecotype wild population from Czech Republic chromosome A8, carGib1.2-hapl.c, whole genome shotgun sequence contains the following coding sequences:
- the LOC128018512 gene encoding serine/threonine-protein kinase NIM1-like, giving the protein MTAVYPAGGDSVGVSEVATGPQRYARWSRQDRSDICMDDEGTQPHHLTPLEKLNLDMCQDEMMVRELTVGRRIGFYKIRGEIGCGNFSHVKLGIHALTKDKVAIKILDKTKFDQKTQRLLSQEISSMEMLHHPNIIRLYEVVETLTRLHLVMEYASGGELYTKISTEGKLSDIDSKIVFSQVLSAVKHMHDNNIVHRDLKAENVFYTCSTCVKVGDFGFSTVSRRNEILNTFCGSPPYAAPELFRDEHYIGACVDIWALGVMLFFMVTGTMPFRSETVAKLKRCIQDGTYTVPPWIPEPCQKLIQGILQPQPSDRYTVEQMMGCEWLLPVEFPKAIEPFKLEPLHLAESKPGELEEHDMELRNALEALGITADHIHNNQGKDSRSSITGVYRILLHRSHKRQAVESMPVVTHIVNGTDAKKDHLKTYRSLRHKSKLCIIL; this is encoded by the exons ATGACTGCTGTCTACCCAGCTGGGGGGGACTCTGTTGGGGTCTCAGAAGTGGCTACGGGTCCCCAGCGTTATGCACGATGGAGTCGACAAGACCGCTCTGACATCTGCATGGACGATGAGGGGACCCAGCCACACCACCTCACCCCACTGGAGAAGCTCAATCTGGACATGTGCCAAGATGAGATGATGGTGAGAGAGCTCACCGTGGGCCGCCGCATCGGCTTCTACAAGATTCGTGGCGAGATAGGCTGTGGAAACTTTTCCCATGTTAAGCTGGGCATCCATGCTCTGACAAAAG ACAAAGTAGCCATCAAGATCTTGGATAAAACCAAGTTCGATCAGAAGACCCAAAGGCTGCTGTCCCAGGAGATATCAAGCATGGAAATGCTGCACCATCCAAATATCATCCGTCTGTATGAGGTGGTGGAGACGCTGACCCGTCTGCACCTGGTCATGGAGTACGCAAGCGGAGGAGAGCTCTACACGAAGATCAGCACAGAGGGGAAGCTCTCCGACATCGACAGCAAGATTGTCTTCTCTCAGGTTCTCTCAGCTGTGAAGCATATG CATGACAATAACATCGTTCACAGAGACCTGAAAGCAGAGAATGTTTTTTACACCTGTAGCACCTGTGTTAAAGTGGGAGACTTCGGCTTCAGCACTGTCAGCCGCCGCAACGAGATTCTCAACACCTTCTGCGGTTCTCCCCCTTACGCCGCTCCTGAGCTCTTCAGGGATGAGCACTACATAGGTGCTTGTGTGGACATATGGGCACTGGGGGTCATGCTCTTCTTCATGGTGACTGGAACCATGCCCTTCCGTTCTGAAACGGTGGCCAAACTAAAGCGCTGCATCCAGGATGGGACGTACACAGTGCCTCCTTGGATACCGGAACCTTGCCAGAAACTGATCCAGGGCATTCTGCAACCCCAGCCGTCTGACCGCTACACTGTAGAACAGATGATGGGCTGTGAGTGGCTGCTGCCGGTGGAGTTTCCAAAAGCCATTGAGCCCTTCAAACTGGAACCACTCCATCTGGCTGAGTCTAAGCCGGGGGAGCTTGAAGAGCATGATATGGAGTTGAGGAACGCCCTGGAGGCTCTTGGCATCACCGCGGACCACATTCATAACAACCAGGGCAAAGACAGCAGGAGCTCCATCACTGGAGTCTATCGAATCCTCTTACACCGCTCACATAAACGACAAGCAGTGGAGAGCATGCCAGTAGTTACTCACATAGTGAATGGAACTGATGCTAAAAAGGACCATCTGAAGACATACAGGAGCCTTAGGCATAAATCTAAACTCTGCATCATTCTGTGA
- the LOC128018509 gene encoding zinc finger protein 131 isoform X1 yields the protein MSVDGDVDYGHEFPAHYKVMLDKLNEQRQLDQFTDITLIVDGHQFRAHKAVLAACSQFFHKFFQDFTQEPLVEIEGVSNTAFRHLMEFTYTATLAVNGQEEVNDVWRAAEYLQMHEAIKALNNRRNGTTSINSSQALTGKSKAKKRKIAETSNVITETLPSVETESVEIEVEVGEEHIEVEESGLVEVVDAARSSTEPSSDDSALALLADITSKYQQGKQTVHVMRNQEDETIVMQDEAVMASKTLENIEVVEVQISQLDNLFRCDKCDRCFKLYYHLKQHMKTHTTTPDKGFVCRHCGKTYAREGALKLHLNNYHFDAEEQSRRQKKKVHVCEYCEKQFDHFGHFKEHLRKHTGEKPFECPECHERFARNSTLKCHMSACQNGAGAKKGRKKLYECQVCSSVFNSWEQFKYHLVIHTGEKPNHCTICDQWFMLNRDLHNHLQEIHGFQEKVIGTEDVMISDPTTVLAVAEVEEGEERVILEDGMCVEHITVEPVDVVAVDETVMVEEEPSQTVGGVEETVVLQVDGEKLKEQAIEIQIEQVTVAEPADCEVKQEAVDHLKEEKIANV from the exons ATGTCTGTTGATGGAGATGTTGACTATGGGCATGAGTTTCCAGCCCATTACAAAGTGATGCTTGACAAACTGAATGAGCAGCGTCAGCTGGATCAGTTCACAGACATCACTCTTATCGTGGATG GACATCAGTTTAGAGCCCACAAAGCTGTTCTGGCTGCCTGCAGTCAGTTTTTCCACAAATTCTTCCAGGACTTCACTCAAGAGCCTCTAGTGGAGATTGAAG GTGTAAGCAACACTGCCTTCCGCCACCTAATGGAGTTCACTTATACGGCTACATTAGCTGTGAACGGTCAGGAAGAAGTCAATGATGTCTGGAGAGCTGCGGAGTACCTTCAAATGCACGAGGCGATCAAAGCCTTGAACAACAG AAGGAATGGTACCACCTCAATAAACTCCTCCCAGGCCTTGACTGGAAAGAGCAAGGCTAAGAAAAGGAAGATTGCAGAGACCTCCAATGTGATCACTGAGACTCTTCCTTCAGTGGAGACTGAATCTGTTGAGATTGAAGTGGAGGTTGGCGAGGAACATATTGAGGTGGAGGAAAGTGGCCTGGTGGAAGTAGTGGATGCTGCCAGGAGTTCCACTGAACCCTCATCGGATGACTCTGCATTGGCCTTATTGGCTGACATCACCAGCAAGTACCAGCAGGGAAAGCAAACGGTCCATGTGATGAGAAACCAAGAAGATGAGACAATAGTCATGCAGGATGAGGCTGTGATGGCCTCCAAAACCCTGGAGAATATCGAAGTGGTGGAGGTTCAGATCTCTCAGCTGGACAACCTTTTCCGTTGTGACAAGTGTGACCGCTGCTTCAAACTCTACTACCACCTCAAACAGCACATGAAGACTCACACCACTACTCCAGATAAGGGCTTTGTCTGTAGACACTGCGGCAAAACATACGCCCGCGAAGGAGCCCTTAAACTGCACCTGAATAATTATCATTTTGATGCAGAGGAACAATCCCGACGGCAGAAAAAGAAAGTGCATGTTTGCGAGTACTGTGAAAAGCAGTTTGATCATTTTGGACACTTCAAAGAGCATTTAAGGAAGCACACAG GTGAGAAACCCTTTGAGTGCCCGGAGTGCCATGAACGTTTTGCCAGGAACAGTACACTGAAGTGCCACATGTCAGCATGTCAAAATGGTGCTGGAGCCAAAAAAGGGAGAAAGAAGCTCTATGAATGCCAG GTCTGTAGCAGTGTTTTCAATAGTTGGGAGCAGTTCAAGTACCATTTGGTGATCCACACGGGTGAGAAACCCAACCACTGCACCATCTGCGATCAATGGTTCATGCTAAATAGAGACCTCCACAATCATCTGCAAGAAATCCACGGCTTTCAGGAGAAGGTTATCGGCACAGAGGATGTCATGATTTCAGACCCAACCACAGTCTTGGCTGTGGCAGAGGTTGAGGAGGGAGAGGAGAGGGTGATCCTGGAGGACGGCATGTGTGTGGAGCATATCACTGTGGAGCCGGTGGACGTTGTTGCTGTTGACGAGACTGTCATGGTGGAGGAAGAGCCTTCTCAAACTGTGGGTGGGGTGGAAGAGACAGTGGTTTTACAAGTAGATGGCGAGAAATTGAAAGAACAAGCAATAGAAATCCAAATAGAACAGGTGACTGTTGCAGAACCAGCAGACTGTGAAGTTAAACAAGAGGCAGTGGACCATTTGAAAGAAGAAAAGATTGCAAATGTATGA
- the LOC128018509 gene encoding zinc finger protein 131 isoform X2, with the protein MSVDGDVDYGHEFPAHYKVMLDKLNEQRQLDQFTDITLIVDGHQFRAHKAVLAACSQFFHKFFQDFTQEPLVEIEGVSNTAFRHLMEFTYTATLAVNGQEEVNDVWRAAEYLQMHEAIKALNNRNGTTSINSSQALTGKSKAKKRKIAETSNVITETLPSVETESVEIEVEVGEEHIEVEESGLVEVVDAARSSTEPSSDDSALALLADITSKYQQGKQTVHVMRNQEDETIVMQDEAVMASKTLENIEVVEVQISQLDNLFRCDKCDRCFKLYYHLKQHMKTHTTTPDKGFVCRHCGKTYAREGALKLHLNNYHFDAEEQSRRQKKKVHVCEYCEKQFDHFGHFKEHLRKHTGEKPFECPECHERFARNSTLKCHMSACQNGAGAKKGRKKLYECQVCSSVFNSWEQFKYHLVIHTGEKPNHCTICDQWFMLNRDLHNHLQEIHGFQEKVIGTEDVMISDPTTVLAVAEVEEGEERVILEDGMCVEHITVEPVDVVAVDETVMVEEEPSQTVGGVEETVVLQVDGEKLKEQAIEIQIEQVTVAEPADCEVKQEAVDHLKEEKIANV; encoded by the exons ATGTCTGTTGATGGAGATGTTGACTATGGGCATGAGTTTCCAGCCCATTACAAAGTGATGCTTGACAAACTGAATGAGCAGCGTCAGCTGGATCAGTTCACAGACATCACTCTTATCGTGGATG GACATCAGTTTAGAGCCCACAAAGCTGTTCTGGCTGCCTGCAGTCAGTTTTTCCACAAATTCTTCCAGGACTTCACTCAAGAGCCTCTAGTGGAGATTGAAG GTGTAAGCAACACTGCCTTCCGCCACCTAATGGAGTTCACTTATACGGCTACATTAGCTGTGAACGGTCAGGAAGAAGTCAATGATGTCTGGAGAGCTGCGGAGTACCTTCAAATGCACGAGGCGATCAAAGCCTTGAACAACAG GAATGGTACCACCTCAATAAACTCCTCCCAGGCCTTGACTGGAAAGAGCAAGGCTAAGAAAAGGAAGATTGCAGAGACCTCCAATGTGATCACTGAGACTCTTCCTTCAGTGGAGACTGAATCTGTTGAGATTGAAGTGGAGGTTGGCGAGGAACATATTGAGGTGGAGGAAAGTGGCCTGGTGGAAGTAGTGGATGCTGCCAGGAGTTCCACTGAACCCTCATCGGATGACTCTGCATTGGCCTTATTGGCTGACATCACCAGCAAGTACCAGCAGGGAAAGCAAACGGTCCATGTGATGAGAAACCAAGAAGATGAGACAATAGTCATGCAGGATGAGGCTGTGATGGCCTCCAAAACCCTGGAGAATATCGAAGTGGTGGAGGTTCAGATCTCTCAGCTGGACAACCTTTTCCGTTGTGACAAGTGTGACCGCTGCTTCAAACTCTACTACCACCTCAAACAGCACATGAAGACTCACACCACTACTCCAGATAAGGGCTTTGTCTGTAGACACTGCGGCAAAACATACGCCCGCGAAGGAGCCCTTAAACTGCACCTGAATAATTATCATTTTGATGCAGAGGAACAATCCCGACGGCAGAAAAAGAAAGTGCATGTTTGCGAGTACTGTGAAAAGCAGTTTGATCATTTTGGACACTTCAAAGAGCATTTAAGGAAGCACACAG GTGAGAAACCCTTTGAGTGCCCGGAGTGCCATGAACGTTTTGCCAGGAACAGTACACTGAAGTGCCACATGTCAGCATGTCAAAATGGTGCTGGAGCCAAAAAAGGGAGAAAGAAGCTCTATGAATGCCAG GTCTGTAGCAGTGTTTTCAATAGTTGGGAGCAGTTCAAGTACCATTTGGTGATCCACACGGGTGAGAAACCCAACCACTGCACCATCTGCGATCAATGGTTCATGCTAAATAGAGACCTCCACAATCATCTGCAAGAAATCCACGGCTTTCAGGAGAAGGTTATCGGCACAGAGGATGTCATGATTTCAGACCCAACCACAGTCTTGGCTGTGGCAGAGGTTGAGGAGGGAGAGGAGAGGGTGATCCTGGAGGACGGCATGTGTGTGGAGCATATCACTGTGGAGCCGGTGGACGTTGTTGCTGTTGACGAGACTGTCATGGTGGAGGAAGAGCCTTCTCAAACTGTGGGTGGGGTGGAAGAGACAGTGGTTTTACAAGTAGATGGCGAGAAATTGAAAGAACAAGCAATAGAAATCCAAATAGAACAGGTGACTGTTGCAGAACCAGCAGACTGTGAAGTTAAACAAGAGGCAGTGGACCATTTGAAAGAAGAAAAGATTGCAAATGTATGA